In Nicotiana tabacum cultivar K326 chromosome 21, ASM71507v2, whole genome shotgun sequence, one DNA window encodes the following:
- the LOC107790547 gene encoding RNA polymerase sigma factor sigA-like (The RefSeq protein has 1 substitution compared to this genomic sequence), producing the protein MMAIIGLSAGNRILSSSFYYSVLTEKFCVSDHALPCHHFPSPKNVINAKNSSNYSPSYVSNRKKQSVKALKEHVDIASNRDSDTEPWVQMFKQLQNGSCSEEDSVEVLLLLQKSMLEKQWNLSAEKAMTNENNCKKKMQITCSGTSARRRRMDTRKRDLLPKNSATSDSSSKRLRSVIGPELLQNRSKGYINGVVGQELLTHTEVVQLSKKIKFGLYLEEQKSRLKERLGCEPSDDQLAISLKISRADLRSTLIECSLAREKLAMSNVRLVMSIAQRYDTNGTEMADLIQGGLIGLLRGIEKFDHSRGFKISTYVYWWIRQGVSRALVENSRTLRLPIHLHERLSLIRNAKIKLKENGITPSIEKIAECLNMSQKKVRNATEASSKVFSLDREAFPSLNGLPGETLHSYIADNRLENIPWHGVDEWMLKDEVNNLISSTLREREREIVRLYYGLDNECLTWEDISRRIGLSRERVRQVGLVALEKLKHAARKRRLDAMLVKH; encoded by the exons ATGATGGCCATTATTGGACTCAGTGCTGGAAACAGAATCCTAAGCTCTTCCTTCTATTATTCTGATCTTACTGAAAAGTTTTGTGTCAGTGATCATGCTTTGCCTTGCCATCACTTTCCTTCTCCTAAGAATGTGATCAATGCTAAGAACTCATCTAATTATAGCCCTAGTTATGTTTCCAATCGGAAAAAGCAGTCCGTTAAGGCTCTTAAAGAGCATGTAGATATTGCATCTAATCGTGATTCCGATACGGAGCCATGGGTTCAAATGTTCAAACAGTTGCAGAATGGCAGCTGCAGCGAAGAAGATTCGGTGGAGGTTCTTCTGCTGCTGCAGAAATCTATGCTTGAAAAGCAATGGAATCTTTCAGCTGAGAAGGCAATGACAAATGAAAACAACTGTAAGAAGAAGATGCAGATCACTTGTTCAGGGACGTCTGCTAGGCGGAGGAGAATGGATACGCGCAAAAGAGATCTACTTCCAAAAAATTCAGCCACATCAGATAGTTCAAGCAAGCGACTGAGATCTGTTATCGGTCCAGAGCTACTACAAAACCGTTCAAAAGGTTACATAAATGGTGTAGTAGGCCAAGAATTGCTGACACACACGGAAGTGGTGCAACTatccaaaaaaatcaaatttggtCTTTATTTAGAAGAGCAGAAATCCAG GCTGAAGGAAAGATTGGGATGTGAACCTTCTGACGATCAACTTGCGATTTCCTTGAAAATATCTCGTGCTGATTTACGATCTACATTAATAGAGTGTTCCTTGGCTAGAGAAAAGCTTGCGATGAGCAATGTTCGTCTTGTCATGTCAATTGCACAAAGATATGATACCAACGGTACTGAAATGGCTGACCTCATTCAG GGGGGCCTTATTGGACTACTTCGTGGAATAGAGAAATTTGATCACTCAAGAGGATTCAAAATCTCAACTTATGTTTATTGGTGGATTCGTCAG GGCGTCTCCAGAGCATTAGTTGAGAACTCACGAACCTTAAGACTGCCCATACATCTACATGAAAGACTGAGTTTGATCCGTAATGCAAAAATCAAGCTTAAAGAGAATGGAATAACTCCATCAATCGAG AAAATAGCTGAGTGCCTTAACATGTCCCAGAAGAAAGTCAGGAATGCAACTGAG GCAAGCAGCAAGGTGTTTTCACTTGATAGGGAAGCATTTCCCTCTTTAAATGGACTTCCTGGAGAAACACTTCACAGC TACATTGCTGATAATCGCCTGGAGAACATCCCGTGGCATGGAGTTGATGAATGGATGCTCAAG GATGAAGTAAACAACCTCATCTCTTCAACTCTTAGAGAACGCGAGAGAGAGATTGTCCGACTGTATTATGGTCTAGACAACGAGTGTCTTACCTGGGAGGATATTAGTAGAAG GATAGGTTTGTCCAGAGAAAGGGTCAGGCAGGTTGGATTAGTTGCACTTGAGAAATTAAAACATGCCGCCAGGAAAAGACGATTAGACGCAATGTTGGTTAAACATTGA
- the LOC142175202 gene encoding uncharacterized protein LOC142175202, with product MTFEGNEINGVTFSAAKKTKVSVTHSKRLREVAEDDITFTGEDADGLLLPHNDTLVISLNILNFKIKRVLVALGSSTNIIQWRVLERDKLTGSIIPVTKLLVGFNLESVTTRREIMLPTNAEEVTKTTLFEVVDGNMGYNIILSRSWLHEMKVVPSIYHQLLKFLTLEEIKQIRGDQPASREMNAMSISSSKGKEPSK from the coding sequence ATGACTTTCGAAGGGAATGAAATCAATGGTGTAACCTTCTCGGCGGCCAAGAAGACAAAAGTATCGGTGACTCACAgcaagagactccgggaagtcgCCGAAGACGACATCACCTTCACGGGGGAAGACGCCGACGGACTTCTTCTGCCACATAATGACAccctggtaatttctcttaatatTCTAAATTTCaagattaaacgtgttttggttgCCCTAGGAAGTTCAACCAACATCAttcaatggagagtattggaacGAGACAAATTAACCGGAAGTATCATTCCGGTAACAAAgctcctcgtcgggttcaacttGGAAAGTGTGACAACCCGAAGGGAGATCATGCTGCCCACAAACGCCGAAGAGGTTACAAAGACCACCTTATTTGAAGTGGTAGACGGAAACATGGGCTACAACATAATTCTCAGTAGATCATGGTTACATGAGATGAAGGTCGTACCATCAATATATCACCAACTGCTGAAATTCCTGACCCTAGAGGAAATCAAgcaaataagaggagatcaaccggCATCAAGAGAAATGAACGCAATGTCAATTTCCAGCAGTAAAGGGAAGGAACCCAGCAAATAG
- the LOC107790545 gene encoding zinc finger CCCH domain-containing protein 12, with amino-acid sequence MQFELGMVAWRKLTLYYRSYSPIEKGNMIQDSAASSGGFGSWGPNFSDQAVWATEDDYRAWNSNETSSNSQNRSGSEPPNKKSRNVQGLDPRDIVTSSSKAIGKMFYKTKLCCKFRAGVCPYITNCNFAHGIEELRKPPPNWQDIVAAHESERGGGAGGVLAVEPREEHQIPILTSPDLRGESQRSAKGRHCKKFYTEEGCPYGDSCTFLHDEQSRARESVAISVTPTVGGFGNNATGTTLKPSNWKTRICNKWETTGYCPFGSKCHFAHGVAELNRFGGGPVETEGKDSLFVPPDLKQAGSSFKTTESTVPSTISALHTDVYHLGQGVQVQRPSSIVERPGQRFFQKWKGPDKISKIYGDWIDDIE; translated from the exons ATGCAATTTGAATTAGGCATGGTCGCTTGGCGAAAGCTTACATTGTACTACCGTAGCTATTCACCAATTGAAAAAG GGAATATGATCCAAGATTCAGCTGCCAGTAGTGGTGGTTTTGGCAGTTGGGGTCCTAATTTTTCCGACCAGGCGGTTTGGGCTACTGAGGATGATTATAGAGCCTGGAACAGTAATGAAACTTCTTCCAATTCCCAGAACCGGTCTGGGAGTGAGCCTCCCAACAAGAAATCTAGGAATGTGCAAGGTTTAGATCCCCGCGATATTGTTACCAGTAGCTCTAAAGCAATCGGAAAGATGTTCTATAAAACTAAATTGTGTTGTAAGTTCCGTGCGGGTGTCTGCCCCTACATTACTAATTGTAACTTCGCTCATGGAATAGAGGAGCTTCGAAAACCACCTCCTAATTGGCAAGACATAGTAGCTGCACATGAAAGTGAGCGGGGAGGAGGAGCAGGAGGAGTACTGGCTGTGGAACCAAGAGAAGAACACCAGATACCAATATTGACTTCTCCTGATTTGCGCGGGGAGTCTCAAAGGTCCGCTAAAGGGAGGCATTGCAAGAAGTTCTACACTGAAGAAGGATGTCCTTATGGAGATAGTTGTACTTTCCTTCACGATGAACAATCACGAGCTAGAGAAAGTGTTGCTATAAGTGTGACTCCTACTGTTGGTGGATTTGGTAATAATGCTACTGGAACAACGCTAAAGCCTTCAAACTGGAAGACGAGAATTTGTAATAAGTGGGAGACTACTGGTTATTGCCCATTTGGCAGCAAGTGTCATTTTGCTCATGGTGTGGCAG AACTGAACAGATTTGGTGGAGGACCTGTTGAAACAGAAGGCAAAGATTCTCTTTTTGTTCCTCCAGATTTAAAGCAGGCAGGAAGTTCATTTAAGACAACGGAAAGTACAGTGCCCTCAACCATTTCAGCGCTCCACACGGATGTTTATCATCTAGGGCAGGGTGTTCAGGTACAAAGGCCGAGTAGCATAGTTGAGAGGCCTGGCCAAAGGTTCTTTCAAAAATGGAAAGGCCCCGATAAGATTAGTAAAATATATGGTGACTGGATTGATGACATTGAATGA